One window of Tenacibaculum maritimum NCIMB 2154 genomic DNA carries:
- a CDS encoding DUF6787 family protein, giving the protein MIQKLKKKWGITSNFQLLIILLVFSINGSLSVWLAKPILQFLGINATHLNPILFLTLRILVMFVLYQLLLVIIGTLFGQYLFFWSMEKRMLNRLGIMGILKKMKQVIQSS; this is encoded by the coding sequence ATGATTCAAAAACTAAAGAAAAAATGGGGAATCACTTCCAACTTTCAACTACTAATCATTCTACTCGTCTTTTCCATCAATGGTTCCTTGTCAGTTTGGTTGGCTAAACCTATCTTACAATTCTTAGGTATCAATGCTACTCATTTAAATCCAATTTTATTTCTCACCCTAAGAATACTAGTCATGTTTGTGCTTTATCAACTACTATTAGTCATTATAGGCACTTTATTCGGACAATATCTTTTTTTCTGGAGTATGGAAAAAAGAATGTTAAACAGACTCGGTATTATGGGGATTCTTAAAAAAATGAAACAAGTTATTCAATCATCTTAA
- a CDS encoding IS3 family transposase (programmed frameshift) gives MAKKYDNDFKVMLVELLKSGRKAKSLSEEYGVNDGVIRRWKREYEAKSGDFSKKRELSVEAQELKALKKELREVKLERDIFKKGSEHLLQERQMRYQFILKNVSVYPVEKMCKCMKVRKNAYYYWLKHKDVIKVLPSKVLLKERIKFHFEQSREIYGSYRIQKMLEREGLVYARSYIGLIMKELGLKSILKRKYVATTNSNHNLSIAKNELDRNFTSLKLGEKWVSDITYIRVNDHWNYLTTIIDLADKRVVGWSLSKDMTTENTIMKAWNLASNNRAITNKFIFHSDRGVQYASNKITNLFSFNRKITQSMSRKGNCWDNAVAESFFKTIKHQWLYRFKYSSYKQLFSSIEDYINWYNNERLHSSLGYISPLEMEVKIRMNFNKAA, from the exons ATGGCAAAAAAGTATGATAATGATTTTAAAGTAATGCTAGTAGAGCTTTTAAAATCAGGAAGAAAAGCAAAATCTCTTAGTGAAGAATACGGTGTTAATGACGGAGTCATAAGACGTTGGAAACGTGAGTATGAAGCTAAATCTGGAGATTTCTCTAAGAAACGTGAGTTATCGGTAGAAGCGCAAGAATTAAAAGCTCTAAAGAAAGAACTTAGAGAGGTTAAGTTAGAACGCGATATAT TTAAAAAAGGCAGTGAGCATCTTCTCCAAGAGCGACAAATGAGATATCAATTCATTTTAAAAAATGTAAGTGTATATCCTGTTGAGAAGATGTGTAAATGTATGAAAGTTAGAAAAAATGCTTATTACTATTGGTTAAAACACAAGGATGTAATAAAAGTACTACCCTCTAAGGTTTTACTCAAAGAGAGAATTAAATTTCATTTCGAACAAAGTAGAGAAATTTACGGAAGCTATCGTATTCAAAAAATGTTGGAAAGAGAAGGTTTAGTTTATGCACGTTCTTACATTGGGCTAATAATGAAAGAACTAGGACTAAAAAGTATTCTAAAAAGGAAATATGTAGCGACTACTAATTCCAATCATAATTTATCGATTGCTAAAAACGAATTAGATAGAAATTTTACAAGTTTAAAATTAGGAGAAAAATGGGTTTCTGATATTACTTATATACGTGTAAATGATCATTGGAATTATTTAACAACAATAATAGATTTAGCAGATAAAAGGGTAGTTGGATGGTCTTTAAGTAAAGATATGACCACTGAAAATACAATAATGAAGGCGTGGAATTTAGCAAGTAATAATAGAGCTATTACAAATAAGTTTATCTTTCATTCAGACAGAGGAGTGCAGTATGCTTCTAATAAAATAACTAACTTATTTTCTTTTAATAGAAAAATAACACAGAGTATGAGTAGAAAGGGAAACTGTTGGGATAATGCTGTAGCTGAATCCTTTTTTAAGACAATTAAGCACCAATGGTTATACCGTTTTAAATATAGTTCTTACAAACAATTATTCAGCAGTATTGAAGATTACATAAATTGGTATAATAACGAAAGACTTCACTCTAGCCTAGGGTATATTTCCCCTTTAGAAATGGAAGTCAAAATAAGAATGAATTTTAACAAAGCGGCTTGA
- a CDS encoding cytochrome P460 family protein: MLQKHKLLTKFILALFAITFISCGDNSTQTASSDMKDKVFYSFNNENELIRPTDYRSWVFVGTPVTPNDLNGGKAPFPEMHNVYIDPVSYQHWKQTGEFRDKTIIVKELVSVGATSAVSGKGYFEGDFIGLEAELKDKKRFPNEPGNWTIYSFTNEETGILKAATKHLPAEKCVACHEVNAADDYIFTQYYPVLRAAKGIGANVNPENAAKRTASAHEGTKKVGIWDPTAPTPKVTIGIPLGEKELFAFLQSGKYKQLKNKEKGTHTSSGPHETVRTFMSDELANSLKAGNTEHPLGSYAVKEQYKEDGTPYGWSVMAKTGNKTDGGNGWFWYEVTDNKDISKKAALGNGVKGCVSCHAIGKDMVRAEFPFKS; this comes from the coding sequence ATGCTACAAAAACACAAATTATTAACAAAATTTATTTTAGCACTATTTGCTATTACCTTTATTTCCTGTGGAGATAATAGTACTCAAACGGCTTCTTCAGACATGAAAGACAAAGTTTTTTATTCATTCAATAACGAAAATGAGCTTATAAGACCAACTGATTATAGAAGCTGGGTATTCGTTGGAACTCCAGTTACTCCTAATGACTTGAATGGAGGAAAAGCTCCTTTCCCCGAAATGCACAATGTTTATATTGATCCTGTTAGCTACCAACACTGGAAGCAAACGGGTGAATTTAGAGACAAAACAATAATCGTTAAAGAATTAGTTAGCGTAGGAGCTACAAGTGCTGTTAGTGGAAAAGGATATTTTGAAGGTGATTTTATTGGCCTTGAAGCTGAATTAAAAGATAAAAAAAGATTTCCTAATGAACCTGGTAACTGGACTATTTATAGTTTTACCAACGAAGAAACAGGTATTTTAAAAGCTGCGACCAAACATTTACCTGCAGAAAAATGTGTGGCTTGTCATGAAGTCAATGCTGCTGATGATTATATTTTTACACAATACTATCCAGTATTAAGAGCTGCTAAAGGTATTGGTGCTAATGTAAACCCTGAAAATGCCGCCAAAAGAACTGCTTCTGCCCATGAAGGAACCAAAAAAGTTGGTATTTGGGATCCTACTGCTCCTACTCCAAAGGTAACCATAGGAATTCCTTTGGGCGAAAAGGAATTATTTGCCTTTTTACAAAGCGGAAAGTATAAGCAATTAAAAAATAAAGAGAAAGGAACTCATACATCATCAGGCCCTCATGAAACCGTAAGAACATTTATGAGTGATGAATTAGCTAATTCCTTAAAAGCAGGAAACACAGAGCATCCCCTCGGATCTTACGCTGTAAAAGAACAATACAAAGAAGATGGTACCCCTTATGGATGGTCCGTAATGGCCAAAACAGGAAATAAAACCGATGGCGGTAATGGATGGTTTTGGTATGAAGTCACAGATAATAAAGACATCTCTAAGAAAGCTGCACTCGGAAATGGTGTAAAAGGTTGTGTATCATGTCATGCCATTGGAAAAGATATGGTAAGAGCTGAATTTCCTTTCAAATCATAA
- a CDS encoding helix-turn-helix domain-containing protein, which translates to MKTFKNTQKNTMYHYNDLSFSLIQGKPINLINDMETHRLFWFFTPTDKVYINYNKVNITGNSLVFSTPDDIIISEGRINKVAQLTIRKSNKKDPIRLVSLLFNNRMNVYGDINSSQIITFDNNNVESYFTSLKILFEHQNINQEQKQTISTLINQIILECVCLKILDYNKEIELFTTLVNQQYKQQHQVTDYAKQMVIPPKKLLEIFNRKGYAKPSSIIKSKLLKEAKHLLASTNRNINQIGYEIGIEDPAYFSRFFKKNTGVTALEFRNYFQKYINNEKSPIL; encoded by the coding sequence ATGAAAACATTTAAAAATACTCAAAAAAATACTATGTATCATTATAATGATTTAAGTTTCTCTCTAATTCAAGGCAAACCAATCAACTTGATAAACGATATGGAAACACATCGTCTATTTTGGTTTTTTACACCTACAGATAAAGTTTACATCAACTATAATAAAGTAAATATTACTGGAAATTCTTTAGTTTTTTCAACGCCTGACGACATTATTATTTCAGAGGGAAGAATTAATAAAGTAGCACAATTAACCATAAGGAAAAGCAATAAAAAAGATCCCATTAGGCTTGTTTCTCTTCTTTTTAATAATAGAATGAATGTGTACGGAGATATCAACTCCTCTCAAATAATTACTTTTGATAACAACAATGTTGAAAGTTACTTCACCTCCTTAAAAATACTCTTTGAACATCAAAATATCAATCAAGAACAAAAACAAACAATTAGTACTTTAATCAATCAAATTATCTTAGAATGCGTGTGCTTAAAAATTTTAGACTACAATAAAGAAATTGAACTTTTTACAACATTAGTAAACCAACAATACAAACAACAACACCAAGTAACCGACTATGCTAAACAAATGGTCATACCTCCTAAAAAACTATTGGAAATATTCAATAGAAAAGGCTATGCCAAACCAAGTAGTATTATCAAATCTAAGCTTTTAAAAGAAGCCAAACACCTACTTGCCTCCACTAATAGAAACATCAATCAGATTGGCTATGAAATAGGCATTGAAGACCCTGCTTACTTCTCTAGATTTTTCAAAAAAAACACAGGGGTAACCGCCCTAGAGTTTAGGAATTACTTCCAAAAATATATAAATAATGAAAAAAGTCCAATTCTTTAA